The genomic window ACCAAGAGCGGCGTGATCAAAAAGAGCCTGATCACCGACTACGCCAACATCACCTCGGCGGGACTGATCGCCATCAACCTGCAACCCGGTGACGAACTCATCGGCGTGGACATCCAGCAAGACGGCGACGACGTGGTGCTGGCGACCAAGAACGGTCAGGCGATGCGCTTCGAGGCGACGCTGGTGCGCGACACGGGCCGCGCCACCCAGGGCGTGATCGGCATCCGCCTGCGCGAAGGCGACGAGGTGGTCAGCATGGCCCTCGTCCCCGGCAACGACGAGGAAGGCGAACTGCTCGCCATCAGCGAATGCGGCCTCGGCAAGCGCACCAAGGTGAGCGACTACCCGAGCAAGGGCCGCGGCGGCCTGGGCGTCATCACCCTCGACGTGACCGACAAGACCGGCAAGCTGGTCACGCTGGCCCACGTCGCGGGCAACGAGGAACTGATGGTCCTGACCGAAAAAGGCACCGTCATCCGCACCCGCGTCGAAGAAGTCCGCGTGACGGGCCGCAACGCCCAGGGCGTCAAGGTCATCAACATCGGCGACAAGGACCGTGTGATCGACGCCTTCCCGATTCGCAAGGAAGACGAGCTGTAAGACCAATTGCGGTTGAATCGCTCACAGTGAGCGATGAAACCCGAGCGGAGCGAGCAGCAAAGAAGACGTGCTGCGGGAGATGGACTGAAATCCAGTTCTTTTCTGGATTTGAGGGAATCGGACGCAGTACGTCTAAGCCAAGCAGTAAAGACTTTTCCAGAGGGCTGGCGCCGACGCGCTGGCCTCTTTTTGGTCTCCAGGTTGACTTTTAGACCAGCTTACCGTACGGTAAGGAGGTTGCTGACCGCTCGGTAAGCCGGGCGATTTTTTCTGACTTCTCTGGAGGCCCACCCATGGACGAAACCATTATCCAACCCGCCGTTCACTCCGCTGTCGGCGGCATCGCGCTGCTCGTGGCTCTTATCACCACCGTTCTGACCTGGCTCGGGGCGCGGCGGGCACCTTCGGCAAGGCGCAGGCAGCGTCGCTCATCGTGCTGCAAATTGCGCTGATGTTGCAGGCTGCCGTCGGCATCAAGCTGCTTGACCAAGGCATGGGCGTGGTGCAGAAATACGTGCATTACCTCGGTGGCCTGGGCTCGGTAGGCCTGCTGATGCTGTTCTACTGGCTGCCCAAGCGGACGAGGCGGACACCGCCAACAAGGCGGCGTGGCTGACCACCGCCAGCCTGCTCTTCGTGGCGATGACCTTCTTCATCGGACAGATGTACGTGAAGGGGCAGTTCAACAGCTAAGCCGCCGCAGACAGCAAAAGCCGGGACGCCCACACAGGCGCTGCCCGGCTTTTTTTATTGGCCGCACAAACTCACATCCGTTCAAGACCACCGCGCCCGGCATCCTTCACTAATGCGCGGAGGCTACACTCAGGGGATGTCTGCCCTCACTAAATTTGGACTCTGCATGCTGCTCGGCTTCGGCGCTTCGGCGCTGGCGGACGACGTGACGCGCCAGGATACGACGCTCAACTTCGGGGACTTCACTTCCCCCGCGCAGTGGACCTACCCGGCCAGCGCGCGGGGCAAGGTGCCCGCTGTGCTGCTCATTCACGGTTCGACCCCGGCGGACATGGACTTCACGGTCACAGGGCCGGACGGCAAGCCGCTTTCGAGCATCTTCCGCGACATTTCGGGTGCCCTAAGTGCGCGCGGCGTCGCGGTGCTGCGCTACAACAAGCACTATGTGGCGGGGCCGGGCAAGGTGGACTATGAAAAGTTCTACGGTCAGGCTGACCTCAAGACCTTCCTGAAAGACGCGGAAACGGCGCTGGACGCGATGAAGCACAACCCGCGTGTGGACCCCCGGCGCATCTTCGTCTACGGCTGGAGCGAGGGCAGCACGGTGGCGGCGCGACTGGTGCGCGACCACCCGGAAGTGCGCGGGCTGATTCTGCAAGGGCCGGTTACGCTGCCTTGGGGCGAGTTGTTCGACAAGCAACTCACCGACGTACAGCTGCCCTACCTGCGGCAGGTGGCGCCCGGCGGCCTGACCAATGCCAATGTGATGACGGCGCTGAGCGGCCCCGGCGGGCTGGTCGCCAGCAGCGGCGTGAGCTTCGCCCTGAGCCCCGAGAGCTTTACCAGCGGCCAGCCCAGCCTCAACCTGGCCCTTGACCTGAACCGCGACGGCATCCTCGACCTGGACCGTGAGTATCTGCCGGGTGTCCGCGCCTACCTCAAGGGCCAGCTCGACACGCCGCAGGGCTTTTTGAACATTTACAGCGACACGCGCTCCCTGCCGCCCGTCACCGCGCAGGTGCCTTACCTTAAAGTGCCGATGCTGATTGTGCAGGGCATAAACGACGCCAACACGCCCGAGCCGTACCTGATGACCCTGCAACAGGCCATCGTGCAGGCGAAGGGCCGGGCGACCATCAAGCGCTACGCGGGCCTGGGGCACACGCTCGGGCCGGCGAGCAGCGTCATTGACGACAACTTCCGGCCCATTGCCCAGCAGCCGCTGAACGACATGGCGGAGTGGGTTCTGCGTCAATAGTTCCAGTCTCCGGCCTGTCATAGGCACTCCGTGATGGAACGTCCCGGCCCCAGTCTGTTACGCTGTGAGCGAAATGGCGACGGTGGCTGAACTGCAAGAACGACTTCGGCGCCCCCTCGCTGCCGAGCTGGCGGGGGGTTGCCATGACCGCGTGGTGGCGGGCGGCGTGGAGAAATTACTTTCCACACCGCTCGCCGGTCCTTTTCCCAAAGTGCGCGAGGTGCTGAGCGGCTACGCGGGGCTCGACGAAAGCGCCCGCGCCGTCGCGCTGCGTGAGGCGCTGACATTGCTGGGGAGCACCGGCAAAACGACCCGCCGCGCCGCCGCGCCCGCACCCACCAAAATGGCTCCGCCGCAGGCCGCCCCCGGTGAGCGCCTGCCGCTGGACGCCCCCGCCGAGCGCCTGAACACCGGCCCCGGCGGCGCGCGCAAGCTCAGCACGCTGGGCCTGCACACCCTGCGCGACGTACTGCACGCCTACCCGCACCGCCACGAGGACCGCCGCGCCCTGCCCGACCTGGCGGACGTGGAGGAAGGCCAGAAGGTGACCGTGATGGGCACGGTGGTCAGCAAGTTTCGCCGTGCGCCCCGGCCAGGAATGCTGATTCTGGAAATCGTGCTGGAAACGCCTTCTGGTGGGCGGGTCAAGGCGACGTGGTTCAACCAACCCTGGGTCGAGAAGCAGCTGCGCGAGGGCGCACGACTGGTGCTGACGGGCCGTGCCAAGAAGTTCGGGCGGCAGACGCAGCTCAGCGTGGAGCACATGGAAACGGTGGACAAGGCCGAGGGCAGCCTCAGCACCAGGCGCATCGTCGGCGTGTATGACGCCAAGGAGGGCATCAGCCAGGAGTTTTTGCGCAAGGCGGCGTACAAGGCATTGGAAGCCGCGCCCCTCGACGACTATCTGCCGGCCCACTGGCGGCGCAAATACGGCCTGACCGACCTCGGCGACGCGCTGTGGGGCATTCACTTTCCGCGCGACGAGGCGCAGCTCGCGCGGGCACACGGACGGCTGCGCTTCGACGAGTACCTGTTTCTGGAACTGCGGATGCTGCTGCAAGGTGAGGACGCCGTGCTGCAAGGCAAGCGCTTCGAGGCGCGCGGCGAGGACATCAACAAGTTCGAGGCGGCACTCCCCTTCCGTTTTACCAATGCCCAGCGCCGGGTGCTGCTGGAAATCACCGACGACATGCGCTCGGACCAGCAGATGGCGCGGCTGGTGCAGGGCGACGTGGGGAGCGGCAAAACCGCCGTCGCCGCCTGCGCGCTCTACCTCGCCGTGCGCGACGGCTACCAGGGCGCGCTGATGGCCCCCACCGAGATTCTGGCCCGCCAGCACTACGCCAACCTCTGCGGGTACCTCGGCCAGCTCGACGTGCGGGTGGGCCTGCTGATCGGCGCGATGACCCCAAAAGCCAAGCTGGAGATGCAGACCCGCATTGCCGAGGGCGACGTGGACGTGGTGGTGGGCACCCAGGCGCTGATTCAGGAGAACGTGCAGTTCGACAATCTGGGCCTCGCCGTGGTGGACGAGGAACACCGCTTTGGCGTGCAGCAACGCCGCCGCCTGCTCGCCAGTCGCCCCGACGTGCTGGTGATGTCGGCCACGCCCATTCCGCGCTCGCTGGCGCTAACGGCTTACGGCGACCTTGAACTGAGCATCATCGACGAGTTGCCGCCGGGCCGCACCCCGATTGAAACCAAGCTGATTCAGGACACCGCCCGCCAGCAGGCCTACGGCTTCGTGATGGGCCAGATTCGCCAGGGCCGGCAGGCGTACGTGGTCACCGCGCTGATTGAGGAAAACGAGAATCTGGAGCTGCTCGCGGCCACCCAACTCGCCGACGACCTCAAGACCATCCTTCCCGAAGCGCGCATCGACCTGCTACACGGCAAGATGTCCGCTGCCGAGAAGGATTACGTGATGGAGCGTTTCCGGGCGCACGAGTTCGACATTCTGGTGTCCACCACCGTGATCGAGGTCGGCGTGGACGTGCCCAATTCCACCGTGATGGTGATTGAAAACGCCGAGCGTTTCGGCCTCGCGCAGCTTCACCAGTTGCGCGGGCGGGTCGGGCGCGGCAGCCTCCAGAGCTACTGCGTGATGATTGCCGGGGAAACGTCCCTGAAGACCCGCAAGCGCCTGAAAATCATCGAGGGCAGCACCGACGGCTTTGTCATTGCCGAGGCCGACCTCAAGCTGCGCGGCCCCGGCGAGATTCGCGGCACCCGGCAAAGCGGGATTCCCGACCTGCGGCTGGCCGACCTTGCCAACGACGCCGACATCATCGAGCAGGCGCGCGAACTCGCCAAGCACATCCTGGCGAATGACCCCCGGCTGGAGCATCCGCGCTTGCAGTATTTGCGCAGCGAGTTGCAGAACAGAAGTTCGAGCGTGGCGTACCGCGAAGTGATTTGACAGGCCATTTTGCCGCTAGGACCGCTGGCCCAGGCCGCTTAAGCTGGAGTGATGACAGAACAGCTCTCGCCGCAGCAGCTTTTGCGTCTCTACGATCAACAACTGCGCGGTCATGCAGAAGTGTCCTCAATGGACGAGTTTCAGCAATTCGGTCCTCTGTGGCGTGCAAAATGCAGAGCACGCGGTTTTGTGACCTATCAAACGCTTGGAAATTCCTCGGGCGCCCGGTTGGACGAGCTGATCAAGCAGACCGTGGCCTTTTACGCCGCCGATCCACAGATCAAGTCTTTCGAGTGGAAGACACGCGGACACGACCAACCCACAGATTTATCTGAACGGCTCCTGGCACACGGCTTTGTCCCTGAGGAGGAAGAGACGGTGATGGTCGGCGAAGCGGCGGCCTTGGCTCAGCCCGTCAAAGTGCCTGCTGGAGTGACGCTGCGGCGAATTGATAATGTGGTCGACCCTTACACTGAACTGTTGCGCGCCGCTGCCGCACAGGCCAGGGCTTTTGGATTTCCCTTCGGAGTCGAAGATTTCGTGAACCGTTTGGAGCGCAACGGAGCCAATCTGGAACTCTGGATTGCCGAAGCCGAGGGAGAAGTGCTGTGTACAGGCCGCCTTGAACTGGTGCCGGGCACCGAATTTGCTGGCCTGTGGGGTGGGGGAACTGTTCCAGAGTGGCGCGGCAAAGGCCTCTACCGCGCTTTGACCGCCGCACGTGCGCGCTCGGCGCTGAACCGGGGAGTCCGTTATCTGCAAAGCGACTGCACCGAGTTCTCGCGCCCTATTTTGCAACGCAGTGGGCTGTTACCTATCACGACCACCACGCCTTTTATCTGGCGCCGCTAGCTCAGGCCGAGGAATACCGGGCGAAGCTGTCAGGGCATCCCTGCCCCACCCAACCGCCAGAATTAGGCCATGCACATTCGCCCCGCCCGCCCTGACGACTTCCCGCAACTCCGCTGCTCGACATGGGCTTCGTGGAAGACGAAACGGCGCTGGCCGCCCGTTTTCCAGGCTTTTGTGCTGATCCGGCCCACCTGATTCTGGTGGCCGAGGATGCCGGAAAGCTGCTCGGGTACGCCGCCGTGCAGGACTACGGCCCGCATCTGCGCTCAGGCGACCGCCACCGCACCGCCAAACTGGACGACCTCTACACATTGCCGGAGGCGCGGCGCCGTGGTGTGGCCCGTGCCCTGATGGACGCCGTGACCGACTGGGCGCGGGCCAAGCCGCTGCGCTACGTGTTCTGGTACGCCAATCAGGGCGCGGCAGGGCAGGCCTATCAGGCGATGGGCCACCAGCCCGCGCCGTACGGTCAGGAGGGCTTCGATTTCTACGAGATTGATCTGGGCGACCCTGCCGAGCGACTGCCGCATCCTCAGCGGGGGTCCTAAGTGGCCCCCCCCCCTGATCGTCCTGCGCGGCAACTCGGGCAGCGGCAAAAGCTCGGTGGCCCGCGCCCTGCGGGAACGCTTCGGCTACGGGCTGGCGTGGGTGGAGCAGGATTATCTGCGGCGAGTCCTGCTGCGCGAGCATGACGTTGCGGGCGGCAAAAACATCGGCCTGATTGAAACCAATGTGCGCTATTGCCTCAGCGCCGGGTCCGTTACGGTGCTGGAGGGCATTCTTTTTTCACGGCACTATGGCCCGATGCTGGAGCGGCTGCACGCGGACTTCGGCGGGCACTGGTTTTATTTCGACCTGCCATTCGAGGAAACGGTTCGCCGCCACGCGACGCGGCCACAGGCGGCGGACTTCGGCGTGCAGGACATGCAGGCGTGGTTTCAGGCGCGGGACGTTCTACCGTTCGTGCAGGAACAGCTCATCGGGCCGGCAAGCTCGCTGGCGGACACCACGGCCCAGGTCTGGCAAGCTGCCGGTCTCGACCTGCTCTTTACTCGCGCCCGTCGGTAAACGTCAGCTTCGGCAGGCGGTCGAAGGTCGCCGCGCTCAGGCGCAGGCCCGCCCAGGGGGTATTGCGCGCTTCAGGGAATTGCAGCGTCAGCAGGCGAAACCGGCCCTTTTCGGCCACCAGCACCCGCGCCTGAATTTCGCCGGCACGGATGCACTGGGTGCCCGGCTGGCAGCGGCTGTCGTTCACGCGCAGCACGGTGACCTTCTGACCGGCGAGGCGGCCCGTCTGACCGGGTTGCAGGGTGACGCTGGCGGCGGAAGCGGCGGCGCTGAGGCTGAGCAGCAGAGGAAGAACTTTGTTCATGCCCCGATGATGCGCGGCGCGGCTGAAGCATGGCTGACGGCAGGTCACATCGTCGCTTCAGCTTCTAGTGGAGATACTGGAAAACGAGCCCGCGCTTCACTACGTCACAGCCCCTGTTCATGCTATTTTTTCCGTCATGCGCGTACTTCATACCGCCGATTTCCACGCCGGGCGGTTGCTCAAAGGGTTTGACCGGACGCCCGAAATTCATGACGCCCTCGTTGAGATTGCCGGACTCGCCCGCACCGAGAGGGCCGACGCGGTGCTCGTCTCGGGCGACCTGTTCGACACCGGCAACCCGTCCGCCGATGCCGAAGCCGCCGTGTTCGACTTTTTTCTGCGCCTGCGCGACGCGGGCATTCCCGGAGTCGTGATTGCCGGGAACCACGACTCGGCAGCGCGGCTCGACTCGGTGGCGGGCTTGCTCGGCTGGGTGGGCATTCAGGTGGTGGCGCAGCCGAGCGGCGACCCGCTGGCGATGGTGCGCGAGGTGGCGACGAAATCGGGCGAACGGCTGCGGGTGGGCGCGCTGCCCTACCTCTCCGAGCGGCGGCTGGTCAAGGCGGTGGACGTACTCGGCGGTGACCTGGGCGCACAGCGGCAGAAATACCGCGAGAACATGGGCTTTTTTCTGCGCGAGCTGGGCCGGGGCTTCGAGCCGGGGGCCGTCAATATGCTGATGGCCCACACCACGATGGACGGCGCGGTGCCGAGCGGTTCCGAGCGCACCTTTCAGCTCGACCTGACCAACGCCTACACCGTTTCGGGCCTGCAACTGCCGCCCGGCGCGCAGTACGTGGCGCTCGGGCACATTCACAAGCCGCAGACCGTGTCCGACGCGCCGCTCGCCTGCTATCCCGGCAGCGTGATTCAGCTCGATTTCGGCGAGGCGGGCGAGAAAAAACAGATCAACCTGATTGAGGTTGAGGCCGGACGCCCCGCCCGCGTGGAGGGCATTCCGCTGGCGAGCGGACGTGACCTGCGGACCGTATACGTGGACCTCGACAACGTGGAACGGCGGCTCGGGGAAGTTAAAGCGAGCGGCTTTACGGGCCTGCTGAAAGTCGTGGTGCGCGCCCCCGCTGGCACCGCCCTGCCGGGGCTCAAGGACCGGGTGCTCAATATCACCCCGAACGCCCTGAGCGTGGAACTCGACGCGCAGCAAGAAGACCTCGCCGTGCCCGAGCTGCGGCGCGAGGGCCTGACGCTGATGGAGCTGTTCGAGCGCTACTGGCAGGAAAAACGCGGCGAGTTGCCCGACGACGTGCGGGCAGCGTTCCAGACCGCCGAGTCGCAGGCGCGGGAGGGCGCGCAGTGAAGCCGCTGCACCTCACCCTGCGCGGGTTTACCGCCTTCCGGCAGACCACCGACCTCGATTTCGCCGACCTCGAACTGTTCGCGCTCGTCGGGCCGACCGGCAGCGGCAAGTCCAGCCTGCTCGATGCGATGACCTTCGCGCTCTACGGGGAGACGGCGCGGCTCGGCGCCACCGGGCTCGACGCGCTGATTTCGCAGGGTGAGCGGACGCTGAGCGTGGCGCTGACCTTCGAGGCCGGCGGACAGACCTACCGCGTCACCCGCACGC from Deinococcus radiodurans R1 = ATCC 13939 = DSM 20539 includes these protein-coding regions:
- a CDS encoding kinase → MIWATLPSDCRILSGGPKWPPPLIVLRGNSGSGKSSVARALRERFGYGLAWVEQDYLRRVLLREHDVAGGKNIGLIETNVRYCLSAGSVTVLEGILFSRHYGPMLERLHADFGGHWFYFDLPFEETVRRHATRPQAADFGVQDMQAWFQARDVLPFVQEQLIGPASSLADTTAQVWQAAGLDLLFTRARR
- a CDS encoding GNAT family N-acetyltransferase produces the protein MGFVEDETALAARFPGFCADPAHLILVAEDAGKLLGYAAVQDYGPHLRSGDRHRTAKLDDLYTLPEARRRGVARALMDAVTDWARAKPLRYVFWYANQGAAGQAYQAMGHQPAPYGQEGFDFYEIDLGDPAERLPHPQRGS
- a CDS encoding exonuclease SbcCD subunit D, whose product is MRVLHTADFHAGRLLKGFDRTPEIHDALVEIAGLARTERADAVLVSGDLFDTGNPSADAEAAVFDFFLRLRDAGIPGVVIAGNHDSAARLDSVAGLLGWVGIQVVAQPSGDPLAMVREVATKSGERLRVGALPYLSERRLVKAVDVLGGDLGAQRQKYRENMGFFLRELGRGFEPGAVNMLMAHTTMDGAVPSGSERTFQLDLTNAYTVSGLQLPPGAQYVALGHIHKPQTVSDAPLACYPGSVIQLDFGEAGEKKQINLIEVEAGRPARVEGIPLASGRDLRTVYVDLDNVERRLGEVKASGFTGLLKVVVRAPAGTALPGLKDRVLNITPNALSVELDAQQEDLAVPELRREGLTLMELFERYWQEKRGELPDDVRAAFQTAESQAREGAQ
- the recG gene encoding ATP-dependent DNA helicase RecG, with the translated sequence MATVAELQERLRRPLAAELAGGCHDRVVAGGVEKLLSTPLAGPFPKVREVLSGYAGLDESARAVALREALTLLGSTGKTTRRAAAPAPTKMAPPQAAPGERLPLDAPAERLNTGPGGARKLSTLGLHTLRDVLHAYPHRHEDRRALPDLADVEEGQKVTVMGTVVSKFRRAPRPGMLILEIVLETPSGGRVKATWFNQPWVEKQLREGARLVLTGRAKKFGRQTQLSVEHMETVDKAEGSLSTRRIVGVYDAKEGISQEFLRKAAYKALEAAPLDDYLPAHWRRKYGLTDLGDALWGIHFPRDEAQLARAHGRLRFDEYLFLELRMLLQGEDAVLQGKRFEARGEDINKFEAALPFRFTNAQRRVLLEITDDMRSDQQMARLVQGDVGSGKTAVAACALYLAVRDGYQGALMAPTEILARQHYANLCGYLGQLDVRVGLLIGAMTPKAKLEMQTRIAEGDVDVVVGTQALIQENVQFDNLGLAVVDEEHRFGVQQRRRLLASRPDVLVMSATPIPRSLALTAYGDLELSIIDELPPGRTPIETKLIQDTARQQAYGFVMGQIRQGRQAYVVTALIEENENLELLAATQLADDLKTILPEARIDLLHGKMSAAEKDYVMERFRAHEFDILVSTTVIEVGVDVPNSTVMVIENAERFGLAQLHQLRGRVGRGSLQSYCVMIAGETSLKTRKRLKIIEGSTDGFVIAEADLKLRGPGEIRGTRQSGIPDLRLADLANDADIIEQARELAKHILANDPRLEHPRLQYLRSELQNRSSSVAYREVI
- a CDS encoding GNAT family N-acetyltransferase, which codes for MTEQLSPQQLLRLYDQQLRGHAEVSSMDEFQQFGPLWRAKCRARGFVTYQTLGNSSGARLDELIKQTVAFYAADPQIKSFEWKTRGHDQPTDLSERLLAHGFVPEEEETVMVGEAAALAQPVKVPAGVTLRRIDNVVDPYTELLRAAAAQARAFGFPFGVEDFVNRLERNGANLELWIAEAEGEVLCTGRLELVPGTEFAGLWGGGTVPEWRGKGLYRALTAARARSALNRGVRYLQSDCTEFSRPILQRSGLLPITTTTPFIWRR
- a CDS encoding alpha/beta hydrolase family protein; the encoded protein is MSALTKFGLCMLLGFGASALADDVTRQDTTLNFGDFTSPAQWTYPASARGKVPAVLLIHGSTPADMDFTVTGPDGKPLSSIFRDISGALSARGVAVLRYNKHYVAGPGKVDYEKFYGQADLKTFLKDAETALDAMKHNPRVDPRRIFVYGWSEGSTVAARLVRDHPEVRGLILQGPVTLPWGELFDKQLTDVQLPYLRQVAPGGLTNANVMTALSGPGGLVASSGVSFALSPESFTSGQPSLNLALDLNRDGILDLDREYLPGVRAYLKGQLDTPQGFLNIYSDTRSLPPVTAQVPYLKVPMLIVQGINDANTPEPYLMTLQQAIVQAKGRATIKRYAGLGHTLGPASSVIDDNFRPIAQQPLNDMAEWVLRQ